The proteins below come from a single Cupriavidus sp. P-10 genomic window:
- a CDS encoding Bug family tripartite tricarboxylate transporter substrate binding protein translates to MHRLLRIAGALAVCGVTLTIGLAAAHAKEWPVQPIRVVLPYPPGGASDVTARLLSAKLSQAWGESVVVENRPGANGIIANEAVAKAQPDGYTVLMANLGPNAINPAVYGRLPYDTLKDFTPVVLVTKVPLIIVTAANSPVKDLRQLVSLAKAKPGQITFGSAGNGSGSHLAGELLSTMAGVKMNHVPYKGDAPSLTDVLGQQINVALPTALAGMPHVKSGKLRALAVTSKTRLPALPDVPTVDEALGISGYEAVSWGGFMVPTGTSPAIVAKMNSQFNKALQDPEVRDKLMAQGAQIAGGTPEAFDAFLRTEVTKWKRVADSAKVRLD, encoded by the coding sequence ATGCATCGATTGCTACGAATTGCGGGGGCATTAGCCGTTTGCGGAGTGACACTGACCATCGGTCTGGCCGCCGCCCACGCTAAGGAATGGCCGGTCCAGCCGATTCGGGTCGTTCTTCCCTATCCCCCTGGCGGCGCCTCAGACGTGACCGCCAGGCTCCTAAGCGCTAAGCTTAGCCAGGCATGGGGAGAGTCTGTTGTTGTGGAGAACCGGCCTGGCGCAAACGGCATCATCGCTAATGAAGCCGTTGCGAAGGCGCAGCCTGACGGCTACACCGTGCTGATGGCCAACCTTGGGCCGAATGCCATCAACCCGGCCGTATACGGGAGACTTCCTTATGACACGCTGAAAGACTTTACGCCAGTTGTCTTGGTGACAAAGGTGCCGCTCATTATCGTCACGGCAGCAAATTCGCCGGTGAAGGACCTGCGCCAACTGGTCTCATTAGCAAAGGCCAAGCCAGGACAGATTACCTTTGGATCTGCAGGCAACGGTTCGGGCAGCCATCTGGCCGGGGAACTCCTTAGTACCATGGCTGGCGTCAAGATGAACCACGTTCCCTATAAGGGAGACGCGCCTTCGCTCACAGACGTGCTCGGTCAGCAGATCAATGTTGCCCTTCCCACCGCGCTTGCTGGAATGCCACATGTCAAGAGTGGAAAACTCAGGGCTCTTGCGGTCACGAGCAAGACTCGATTGCCGGCACTGCCCGATGTGCCGACGGTAGATGAAGCGCTCGGGATAAGCGGATACGAAGCCGTTTCTTGGGGTGGATTTATGGTGCCGACCGGGACCTCACCAGCCATCGTTGCTAAGATGAACAGCCAGTTCAACAAAGCCCTTCAGGATCCGGAGGTCCGCGACAAGCTGATGGCTCAAGGCGCGCAGATCGCAGGCGGCACCCCGGAAGCATTCGATGCGTTTCTGCGCACCGAAGTTACGAAATGGAAGCGCGTGGCTGATTCAGCAAAGGTCCGGCTCGACTAG
- a CDS encoding LacI family DNA-binding transcriptional regulator yields MVNVKQVALLAGVSSATVSRALTSPDRLRPDTLERVQNAIASLNYVPSSSARDLRQGRTRSVGIIAPTLMNELYAKAVDTLEAQLDRLGYTVLLTCHRDDSETELRCARALLERRVDGIAIIGSQHHPDVFSLIHKHAIPYVLMWAVDREGMHPTVGYDNRLAMRRLTSYLVKQGHRKFAVLPGPLETQFLSSQRLLGIQDVLSENGISIPDDRILPTPYEASAVRQAVRTCLERNDSLPHQEQPTALICINDFVAVAAIAECRTLGLSVPSDISVSGFGDWQMAELMTPALTTVHSNPVLIGELTSRNLVDQIEGGSKRNQTEFEPDLVVRESTAPPR; encoded by the coding sequence ATGGTGAATGTCAAGCAAGTCGCCCTCCTCGCCGGCGTTTCCTCGGCAACAGTCTCCCGTGCACTGACATCGCCGGATCGGCTGCGACCTGACACGCTGGAGCGCGTGCAGAACGCCATCGCAAGCCTCAACTACGTCCCGTCTTCCTCGGCTCGGGACCTGCGTCAAGGGCGCACGCGATCGGTCGGCATCATTGCGCCGACACTGATGAACGAGCTTTACGCGAAAGCGGTCGATACCTTAGAGGCGCAGCTCGATCGGCTCGGATACACCGTTTTATTGACGTGCCACCGGGACGACAGTGAGACAGAACTACGCTGCGCGCGCGCGCTTTTGGAGCGCAGAGTCGACGGAATCGCCATTATCGGGTCACAGCATCACCCTGACGTCTTCTCGCTAATCCACAAGCATGCCATTCCGTATGTCCTAATGTGGGCCGTCGATCGTGAGGGTATGCATCCCACGGTGGGATATGACAATCGCTTGGCGATGCGCAGGTTGACGAGCTATTTGGTCAAACAGGGACATCGAAAGTTTGCCGTCCTCCCAGGGCCACTAGAGACTCAATTTCTCTCCTCTCAACGACTTCTGGGCATCCAAGACGTCCTCAGTGAGAACGGCATTTCGATACCCGACGACCGCATTCTCCCGACACCGTACGAAGCATCTGCCGTCCGGCAAGCGGTTCGGACCTGTCTCGAGCGTAATGACTCGCTGCCGCATCAGGAACAGCCGACTGCCCTGATATGCATCAATGACTTCGTTGCTGTGGCAGCGATCGCGGAGTGCCGCACATTGGGACTATCGGTTCCGAGCGACATCTCAGTTTCAGGCTTCGGCGACTGGCAGATGGCGGAACTGATGACGCCCGCACTCACGACCGTACACTCGAATCCCGTTCTGATTGGCGAACTTACTTCTCGTAACCTGGTTGATCAGATTGAAGGCGGGTCCAAACGCAATCAGACCGAGTTCGAGCCTGACCTTGTAGTTCGCGAAAGTACGGCGCCGCCCCGATAG